A window from Lactiplantibacillus pentosus encodes these proteins:
- a CDS encoding carbohydrate ABC transporter permease, with amino-acid sequence MQKKDVKKAQRLSIIPGLGQFYNGQTIKGVGFIIILLAFVAEFIFGGFSAFANLVTLGSVSMEDNSLFMMIYGTLQILLTIVFIVFYIANLYDAKHVAQLINNGKKVSHTFKELGASLVDGGFAYLLTTPAYFLMIFTIVFPVLVTLLMAFTNYDFAHIPPAMLLDWIGFKNFTSMFFLSSYRATFNAVFGWTVIWTVCATTLQIIIGIATAVIANQNFIKGKRFFGVIFLLPWAIPAFVSIMSFSNIFNDSAGAINVQVIGLWNTLVPFAHIAPIHWMTDTFWTKVAIIMIQGWLGFPYIYVMITGILQAIPEDLYEAATLDGATVMQKFNKITLPTIFAIAAPIFVTQYTFNFNNFSMIYLFNQGGPGDVGANAGGTDILISWIYKLTTGTSPQYSLAAAVTLIISVLVIGISLIVFKKTHAFEMGD; translated from the coding sequence ATGCAAAAGAAAGATGTAAAAAAAGCGCAACGCCTGTCAATTATTCCCGGGCTAGGTCAATTTTATAATGGTCAGACCATCAAAGGTGTCGGCTTCATCATTATCTTATTGGCGTTCGTTGCTGAATTCATCTTTGGCGGCTTTAGCGCGTTTGCTAACTTGGTAACTTTGGGTTCGGTCTCAATGGAAGACAACTCATTGTTCATGATGATTTATGGGACGTTGCAGATTCTGTTGACGATTGTCTTCATCGTGTTCTACATTGCGAACTTATATGATGCAAAACACGTGGCCCAATTAATCAACAATGGGAAAAAGGTTTCACACACATTCAAAGAATTAGGGGCTAGTCTTGTTGACGGTGGGTTCGCCTACCTGTTAACGACACCAGCGTACTTCCTAATGATTTTCACGATTGTGTTCCCAGTATTAGTAACCTTACTGATGGCATTCACGAACTATGATTTCGCGCATATTCCACCGGCTATGTTACTCGACTGGATTGGCTTCAAGAACTTCACATCAATGTTCTTCTTGAGTAGCTACCGTGCAACCTTTAACGCAGTCTTTGGCTGGACAGTTATTTGGACGGTCTGTGCAACCACGTTACAAATTATCATCGGGATCGCCACTGCGGTGATTGCTAATCAGAACTTCATTAAAGGGAAACGCTTCTTCGGGGTTATTTTCTTACTCCCTTGGGCTATTCCAGCGTTTGTTTCAATTATGAGTTTTTCAAATATTTTCAACGATTCAGCTGGTGCGATTAACGTGCAAGTCATCGGCCTATGGAACACATTAGTCCCATTTGCCCATATTGCACCAATTCATTGGATGACTGATACATTCTGGACGAAAGTTGCCATTATTATGATTCAAGGTTGGCTTGGGTTCCCATACATCTATGTGATGATTACGGGTATTTTACAAGCGATTCCAGAAGATTTATACGAAGCTGCGACCCTGGATGGGGCAACGGTGATGCAGAAGTTCAATAAAATCACGTTACCAACGATTTTTGCGATTGCTGCACCAATCTTCGTAACCCAATACACGTTTAACTTCAACAACTTCTCGATGATCTATCTGTTTAACCAAGGTGGTCCAGGCGATGTTGGGGCGAATGCCGGTGGGACTGATATCCTGATTTCATGGATTTACAAGTTAACGACCGGGACATCACCACAGTACTCGTTAGCCGCAGCGGTTACACTGATTATTTCCGTCTTAGTCATCGGGATCTCATTGATTGTCTTCAAGAAGACCCACGCTTTTGAAATGGGGGACTAG
- a CDS encoding sugar ABC transporter permease, translating into MDNAQAVAPKNANSKQNSARRHRFWKEFFTYFYMVVLGIIIIYPVLITFITAFKDANVQAFVLDFGGKWTLVNFKNLFTQTLYGSWYLNTMIISVSCMVIQVIVVTLAGYVYSRYRFAGKKFSLTFFIVIQMVPTMAALTAYYVLANMLNALDHYWFLTAIYIGGGIPQNTWLMKGYFDNVPYDLDESAKLDGAGNFKIFWSIVLPLVKPMIAVQALWAFMSPVQDYLMAKFLLTSESHYTVAVGLQTFINNAQNQQVVLFSAGAILVALPIAALFFYLQRFFVSGLLAGGSKG; encoded by the coding sequence ATGGATAATGCACAAGCAGTGGCACCTAAAAATGCCAATTCAAAACAAAATAGCGCGCGTCGGCACCGTTTCTGGAAAGAGTTCTTTACGTATTTTTACATGGTCGTTCTTGGGATTATTATCATTTATCCCGTTCTGATTACGTTCATTACGGCGTTTAAGGATGCTAACGTGCAAGCCTTCGTCCTCGACTTCGGTGGTAAGTGGACGTTGGTTAACTTCAAAAACTTATTTACGCAGACGTTATATGGTAGCTGGTATCTGAACACGATGATTATTTCAGTCTCATGTATGGTGATCCAAGTCATCGTTGTCACGTTAGCTGGTTACGTTTACAGTCGGTATCGTTTTGCAGGTAAGAAGTTCAGTTTGACCTTCTTTATCGTAATTCAAATGGTCCCAACAATGGCTGCTTTGACTGCTTACTACGTCTTAGCTAACATGTTGAATGCTTTGGACCATTACTGGTTCTTAACTGCGATTTACATTGGTGGTGGGATTCCACAAAATACGTGGTTGATGAAAGGCTACTTCGACAATGTGCCATATGACTTGGATGAATCTGCCAAGCTAGATGGTGCCGGTAACTTTAAGATTTTCTGGTCGATCGTCTTACCACTGGTTAAACCAATGATTGCGGTCCAAGCGCTATGGGCATTCATGTCACCAGTTCAAGATTACCTGATGGCGAAGTTCTTATTGACGTCTGAATCGCACTATACGGTTGCCGTTGGGCTTCAAACATTCATTAACAACGCACAAAATCAACAAGTGGTACTGTTCTCGGCAGGGGCAATCTTAGTGGCGCTACCAATCGCTGCCTTGTTCTTCTACCTACAACGGTTCTTCGTTTCTGGACTACTTGCTGGTGGGAGCAAAGGTTAA
- a CDS encoding DUF1189 domain-containing protein translates to MQSTKNKPTAFPVRFFGSLFSPRRMFANRDQFNWLQIIVLFIFLTAVMVMPIPFYYNHQTNFNLSPFLPHIDKMMASDQMQTALKAADYHNQQFDNVQHQVIIKTKDNVAGFDLTTADMAGRKNVINLHTNTFQVKSVGSTFKAKYVPGHNLKTNAHAFLVNSWYQSNKVMIGLFMLMALGLIIVGVNLILVNGAAFFLFLSRHNKITHIRNFREGVNLTLMMMGIGSLLAMVIGLIHFDVTIELTVQSLSLAFVVLWVYLKTKFKDPEVDQTMLL, encoded by the coding sequence ATGCAGAGTACGAAAAACAAACCAACCGCATTTCCGGTCCGGTTTTTTGGCAGCCTCTTCTCACCTCGAAGAATGTTTGCCAACCGGGATCAATTTAACTGGTTACAGATTATCGTCTTATTTATCTTTCTGACTGCGGTGATGGTGATGCCGATTCCGTTTTATTACAATCATCAAACGAATTTCAACTTATCACCATTTTTGCCACATATCGATAAAATGATGGCGAGTGACCAGATGCAAACCGCATTGAAAGCCGCTGATTATCACAATCAGCAGTTCGACAATGTGCAGCATCAAGTGATTATTAAAACTAAGGATAATGTTGCTGGCTTTGACCTGACGACAGCCGATATGGCGGGGCGTAAAAACGTCATTAATCTGCACACGAATACCTTTCAAGTGAAGTCAGTCGGCAGTACTTTCAAAGCAAAGTACGTTCCGGGACATAATTTGAAGACGAATGCGCACGCATTTCTGGTTAATTCCTGGTATCAGAGTAATAAGGTCATGATTGGGCTCTTTATGCTGATGGCGCTGGGGTTGATCATCGTTGGGGTCAACTTGATTCTTGTAAACGGAGCGGCCTTCTTCTTGTTCTTGTCACGGCATAATAAAATTACGCATATTCGCAACTTTCGCGAGGGGGTCAATTTAACCCTCATGATGATGGGAATCGGGAGTTTGTTAGCGATGGTGATTGGGCTCATCCACTTTGACGTCACTATCGAATTAACCGTTCAATCATTGAGCTTAGCGTTCGTTGTGCTATGGGTATACCTGAAAACGAAATTTAAAGATCCAGAAGTTGACCAAACCATGTTACTTTAG
- a CDS encoding alpha-amylase family glycosyl hydrolase, which yields MARDTQTQLRNEMIYSVFVRNYSEAGNFAGVTADLRRIKDLGTDILWLLPINPIGEVNRKGSLGSPYAIKDYRKINPEYGTLDDFKALTTKAHELGMRVMMDIVYNHTSPDSVLATEHPEWFYHDAEGQLTNKVGDWSDVKDLDYGHHDLWQYQIDTLLYWRQFVDGYRCDVAPLVPLDFWLEARQQVNAKYPGTLWLAESAGSGFIQELRSQGYTGLSDSELYQAFDMTYDYDVFSDFKDYWQGRRTVDQYVDLLQRQDATFPGNYVKMRFLENHDNARMMSLMHSESEAVNALTWIFMQRGIPLIYNGQEFSAEHQPSLFDRDVMVNDRHGDLTALIQKLVAIKHEPLMRAADYQLAVVEDGIIKVSYQAAGAALTAWIPLKGQVTTVKTTLPDDHYQNILTDTAVEVNNHQLQVNGQPVLIKYTTNTTATKVADQSN from the coding sequence ATGGCACGCGATACGCAAACACAATTACGCAACGAAATGATTTACTCAGTCTTTGTCCGCAATTACTCTGAGGCTGGCAATTTTGCTGGCGTCACCGCTGACTTGCGACGAATTAAGGATCTGGGGACCGACATTTTATGGTTACTACCAATCAATCCGATTGGTGAAGTTAACCGTAAAGGGTCGTTGGGTTCACCCTATGCAATTAAGGACTATCGGAAAATCAACCCAGAATATGGGACCTTGGATGATTTTAAGGCACTGACGACTAAGGCGCATGAACTTGGCATGCGGGTGATGATGGATATTGTTTATAATCACACGTCACCAGATTCAGTCTTGGCCACTGAACATCCTGAATGGTTTTACCATGATGCGGAAGGTCAGCTAACGAACAAAGTTGGTGATTGGAGTGACGTCAAGGACTTGGATTACGGCCACCATGATTTGTGGCAGTATCAAATCGATACGTTGTTATATTGGCGTCAATTCGTAGATGGTTATCGCTGTGATGTCGCCCCATTAGTTCCCTTAGATTTCTGGCTAGAAGCACGTCAACAAGTCAATGCCAAGTACCCAGGAACCTTGTGGCTGGCGGAATCAGCCGGTAGTGGCTTTATTCAAGAACTCCGCTCACAGGGATACACTGGATTATCAGATAGCGAGCTATACCAAGCATTTGATATGACTTACGACTACGATGTCTTCAGTGATTTCAAGGATTACTGGCAAGGCCGGCGTACGGTCGACCAGTATGTTGACTTATTACAACGACAAGATGCGACTTTCCCAGGTAACTATGTCAAAATGCGGTTCTTGGAAAATCATGACAACGCCCGGATGATGAGCTTAATGCATAGCGAATCTGAAGCGGTGAATGCGTTGACTTGGATCTTTATGCAACGTGGTATTCCGTTAATTTATAACGGGCAAGAATTCAGCGCTGAACATCAGCCGTCATTATTTGACCGCGATGTCATGGTGAACGACCGTCATGGTGACTTAACAGCATTGATTCAAAAGCTGGTTGCGATTAAGCACGAACCGCTGATGCGGGCTGCTGATTATCAATTAGCGGTCGTTGAAGATGGCATTATCAAAGTTAGCTATCAAGCCGCTGGCGCTGCATTGACGGCTTGGATTCCACTGAAAGGTCAAGTCACAACGGTTAAGACGACGCTGCCTGATGATCATTATCAAAATATCTTGACGGATACGGCAGTCGAGGTCAATAATCATCAGCTTCAAGTTAATGGTCAACCAGTACTAATTAAATATACGACAAATACGACTGCGACGAAGGTTGCGGATCAATCCAACTAA
- a CDS encoding ABC transporter ATP-binding protein yields the protein MVEMNLDHIYKKYEGNDKYSVTDMNLDIKDGEFIFFIGPSGCGKSTTLRMIAGLEDITKGDFKMNGQVMNDVEPKNRDIAMVFQTYALYPNMTVFDNMAFGLKIRKTYSNTEIKKRVDNAAEQLGLTDYLQRKPANLSGGQRQRVALGRAIVRDAGTFLLDEPLSNLDAKLRVDMRTTIAQMHQRLKTNMIYVTHDQIEAMTMADRIVIMNDGKIMQVGTPYELYNEPVNQFVAGFMGSPSMNFFNATLHDGRVSDGEGLDVAVPEGQLKILKAQGYDQKKMIVGIRPEDIHAEQIALEAMPNSIVKTKVMVSEFLGAESMLYCTAGKSKFTAQVDARDYHNPGENVEVAFEMAKAHFFDPETKDVIR from the coding sequence ATGGTTGAAATGAATCTCGATCACATTTACAAAAAATATGAAGGTAACGACAAGTACTCCGTTACCGACATGAATCTTGATATTAAAGATGGTGAGTTCATCTTCTTTATCGGGCCATCTGGTTGCGGTAAGTCGACGACATTACGGATGATTGCCGGCTTGGAAGATATTACTAAGGGCGATTTTAAGATGAATGGCCAAGTCATGAACGACGTGGAACCTAAGAACCGGGACATCGCGATGGTTTTCCAAACTTACGCGTTGTATCCAAACATGACGGTCTTTGACAACATGGCGTTTGGACTGAAAATTCGGAAGACTTATAGTAATACGGAAATTAAAAAACGGGTCGACAATGCCGCCGAACAATTAGGATTAACGGACTACTTACAACGTAAGCCTGCTAACCTTTCCGGTGGTCAACGGCAACGGGTTGCTTTAGGCCGGGCGATTGTGCGGGACGCGGGGACGTTCCTACTAGATGAACCACTGTCTAACTTGGATGCTAAGTTGCGGGTTGATATGCGGACCACCATCGCCCAAATGCACCAGCGTTTGAAGACCAACATGATCTACGTCACCCATGATCAAATTGAAGCGATGACGATGGCTGACCGGATTGTGATTATGAATGATGGTAAAATCATGCAAGTCGGAACCCCATACGAACTCTACAATGAACCCGTCAACCAATTTGTGGCTGGATTCATGGGGTCACCATCAATGAACTTCTTCAACGCAACGCTTCATGACGGCCGGGTCAGTGATGGCGAAGGCTTAGATGTTGCCGTACCAGAAGGACAACTGAAGATTCTCAAGGCACAAGGCTATGATCAAAAGAAGATGATTGTCGGGATTCGGCCAGAAGATATTCACGCTGAACAAATCGCCTTGGAAGCAATGCCGAACTCAATCGTCAAGACGAAGGTCATGGTCTCTGAATTCTTGGGTGCTGAAAGTATGCTGTACTGCACGGCTGGTAAGTCTAAGTTTACCGCTCAAGTGGATGCACGTGATTATCATAATCCAGGCGAAAACGTTGAAGTGGCATTTGAAATGGCAAAGGCGCACTTCTTTGACCCAGAAACTAAAGATGTTATTCGGTAA